The Halobacteriovoraceae bacterium genome includes a region encoding these proteins:
- the pnp gene encoding polyribonucleotide nucleotidyltransferase, with protein sequence MNENKKVFKLDYAGKEVTVETGRMAKQADGSALVTCGGTQVLVTACSAKEVKDGQDFFPLLVEYTEKFYAAGKFLGGFLKREGRPSTQETLNARLIDRPLRPLFPSGYMFDTVISCTVLSYDEKGDPEVLAGLGASAALSISDIPFNGPIGSCKVGRINGELILNPSYSEWAQSDMEISVAASKDAILMVEGESEQITEDEMLDALMFAHDQIKLYCEMVEEMVKEVGRPKREFVSAEANGKLKDKVKFDFTNEARAALSITDKLERQNAIKAIEQKVAVAIKENPEAFGLTENDSAGKESFKAVDELLYEMLRTDILKENKRIGGRSLTEVRPIETEVDVLVRPHGSALFTRGETQVLSTVTVGGSTGEQMSDRIVGQSYDRFYLHYNFPPFSVGEARGVRGVGRRELGHGNLAERAIKNLMPSAEEFSYTARVVCEVLESNGSSSMGSVCAGAMALLDAGVPIKAPVAGIAMGLVTDGSDFKILTDILGDEDHLGDMDFKVAGTEKGITAIQMDIKIEGITKEIIRQSLAQAKEGRLHILGEMAKTITSPREQMKEGVPRIEQTKIDEDKIGMLIGPSGKNIKALQEEFQLTIEVGDGGVVKVIGTDNAKIHACLDTIELQINGPKIDSIYEAEVVSLKDYGMFVDIAPGVSGLVHISELADDRVNDVSEYVSAGDKIKVKVIEIDRLGRLKLSAKAVEPLKKKES encoded by the coding sequence ATGAACGAAAACAAAAAAGTTTTTAAATTAGACTATGCAGGCAAGGAAGTAACTGTAGAAACAGGAAGAATGGCAAAACAGGCCGATGGATCAGCTCTGGTAACTTGTGGTGGAACTCAAGTATTAGTGACTGCCTGCTCAGCAAAAGAAGTAAAAGATGGACAAGATTTTTTTCCTCTTTTAGTGGAATACACTGAAAAATTCTATGCCGCGGGTAAATTTCTCGGTGGATTTCTCAAAAGAGAAGGAAGACCTTCCACTCAAGAGACTTTAAATGCAAGACTAATTGATAGACCGCTGAGACCACTTTTCCCCTCAGGATACATGTTTGATACAGTCATTTCTTGTACTGTTCTTTCATATGACGAAAAAGGTGATCCAGAAGTTCTAGCAGGGCTTGGAGCTTCTGCGGCACTGTCGATTTCAGATATACCCTTTAACGGGCCAATTGGTTCTTGTAAAGTAGGTAGAATTAATGGTGAACTTATATTAAATCCTTCATATTCTGAATGGGCGCAATCTGACATGGAAATTTCTGTTGCTGCTTCGAAAGACGCGATTTTAATGGTTGAAGGAGAATCTGAACAGATAACTGAAGATGAAATGCTCGATGCTCTTATGTTTGCTCACGATCAAATCAAACTCTACTGTGAAATGGTAGAAGAAATGGTCAAAGAAGTAGGCAGGCCTAAAAGAGAATTTGTTTCAGCTGAAGCAAACGGGAAATTAAAAGACAAAGTAAAATTTGACTTTACGAATGAGGCCAGAGCAGCTCTATCAATAACGGATAAATTGGAAAGACAAAATGCAATCAAAGCAATCGAACAAAAGGTCGCTGTGGCAATCAAAGAAAATCCAGAAGCATTTGGCCTGACAGAAAACGATTCTGCTGGAAAAGAGTCTTTTAAAGCTGTAGATGAACTTTTGTATGAAATGCTCAGAACTGATATTCTCAAAGAAAACAAAAGAATTGGCGGTAGAAGTCTCACAGAAGTTAGACCGATTGAAACTGAAGTGGATGTTCTTGTCCGTCCCCATGGATCGGCACTTTTTACAAGAGGTGAAACTCAGGTCTTATCAACAGTTACTGTTGGTGGATCAACAGGTGAACAGATGTCAGATCGAATTGTTGGACAATCTTATGATCGTTTTTACCTCCATTATAACTTTCCTCCCTTTTCAGTAGGTGAGGCCAGAGGAGTCAGAGGAGTAGGACGTAGAGAATTAGGCCATGGGAATTTAGCTGAAAGGGCAATTAAAAACCTTATGCCTTCTGCCGAAGAATTTAGTTATACTGCAAGAGTCGTTTGTGAAGTATTAGAATCAAATGGTTCTAGTTCAATGGGTTCTGTTTGCGCTGGAGCAATGGCCCTACTCGATGCAGGTGTTCCAATAAAAGCACCTGTTGCTGGAATCGCTATGGGATTAGTCACTGATGGTTCTGATTTCAAAATTCTTACAGACATTTTAGGAGATGAAGATCATCTAGGTGATATGGACTTTAAAGTGGCCGGAACAGAAAAAGGTATAACAGCTATTCAGATGGATATTAAAATTGAAGGTATTACTAAAGAGATTATTAGACAATCTCTTGCGCAAGCAAAAGAAGGTAGACTTCACATACTAGGAGAAATGGCCAAAACAATCACTAGTCCAAGAGAGCAAATGAAAGAAGGTGTTCCAAGAATTGAGCAGACTAAAATCGATGAAGATAAGATTGGAATGCTTATAGGTCCAAGTGGTAAAAATATTAAGGCTCTTCAAGAAGAATTTCAATTAACAATAGAAGTCGGAGATGGGGGAGTTGTTAAAGTTATTGGTACTGATAATGCGAAAATTCATGCTTGTTTAGATACCATTGAACTTCAAATTAATGGGCCAAAAATTGACTCTATCTATGAAGCAGAAGTTGTTTCACTCAAAGACTATGGAATGTTTGTTGATATTGCTCCAGGAGTATCTGGACTTGTACATATTTCAGAACTTGCTGATGATAGAGTAAATGATGTGTCAGAATACGTTAGTGCTGGAGATAAAATAAAAGTTAAAGTTATCGAAATTGATAGACTTGGAA
- the rpsO gene encoding 30S ribosomal protein S15, which translates to MITKEQKAELAQKFGKSATDTGSAEVQVAILTARINDLSGHFSNNKHDYHSNRGLMKMIGRRKALLKYVQNDSHERYAKLIQELGLRK; encoded by the coding sequence ATGATTACAAAAGAACAAAAGGCCGAGCTTGCTCAAAAGTTTGGGAAAAGTGCCACCGACACAGGATCAGCAGAGGTTCAGGTTGCGATTTTAACTGCGAGAATAAATGACCTTTCTGGGCATTTTTCAAACAATAAACACGATTATCACTCAAACCGAGGTTTGATGAAAATGATTGGACGTAGAAAAGCACTTTTAAAATATGTGCAAAACGATTCGCATGAAAGATATGCGAAGTTGATTCAAGAGCTCGGACTAAGAAAATAA
- a CDS encoding FAD-dependent oxidoreductase → MSESDQIEKKRVQTHFFPNTLGLNEVDRKIIFISKEKEIIELLKENGNASYYPISTGHNWGYGCLTPTQDNAIILNLSQMNQISDFDDELGTLRVGPGVTYQQLADFLKNNGDRWLCPIHGGGPECSVLGNSIERGFGITPYTDHFHSVQSLRAILPNGKIYESPLRKMGFPKLADTFRWGVGPYLDGIFTQSNFGVVTEISLALAAKAEHTEMFFIHIKNNISIHEIINVVKIIFHKFEGNIGGINIMNDYRIYSMMADKLSGDVIENSRPIDRKILDKAKKLFGITDWTIVGAVYSSKNCARVISKEIKKNFRPIAKRTFFIHRKKLKIIKTIADLGIKFGFTHLKEIYHKLEAGMQFTEGTPNKNALRLAYLRNLKHFENDEDLDPTKDNCGIIWYSPLIELKGNRAQEYVEMVERVAKKCQSDPLITLSALNPRHIDSTIPILFNKENHSDVKKAHHFYNCLITEGAKQEFFPYRFGLNSFKYFFERIEDNQLAKEIKKAIDPDNRLSPGRYLK, encoded by the coding sequence ATGTCTGAAAGTGATCAAATTGAAAAAAAAAGGGTGCAAACTCATTTCTTCCCCAACACATTAGGGCTAAATGAGGTTGACAGGAAAATAATTTTTATTTCTAAAGAAAAAGAAATTATAGAGCTTCTTAAAGAAAACGGCAACGCATCATATTATCCAATCTCGACAGGCCATAATTGGGGTTATGGCTGTCTAACACCTACTCAAGATAATGCCATTATTTTAAATTTATCTCAAATGAATCAAATCAGTGATTTTGATGATGAATTAGGTACTCTTCGAGTTGGTCCTGGAGTTACTTACCAACAGCTTGCAGATTTTTTAAAAAACAATGGAGATCGATGGCTTTGTCCCATACATGGAGGAGGCCCAGAATGCAGCGTACTAGGAAACTCGATCGAAAGAGGATTTGGTATTACCCCATACACTGATCATTTTCATTCAGTTCAATCACTAAGAGCAATTTTGCCTAATGGAAAAATTTACGAGTCACCGTTGAGAAAAATGGGTTTTCCTAAATTGGCAGATACGTTCAGATGGGGGGTCGGGCCATATTTAGATGGAATATTTACTCAATCAAATTTTGGAGTCGTTACAGAAATCTCTCTTGCTCTGGCCGCGAAAGCTGAGCATACAGAAATGTTCTTTATACATATAAAAAATAATATTAGCATCCATGAAATCATAAACGTAGTAAAAATAATCTTTCACAAGTTTGAGGGAAATATTGGCGGTATCAACATCATGAATGATTATAGAATTTATTCCATGATGGCAGATAAACTATCAGGTGATGTAATAGAAAATTCAAGGCCTATTGATAGGAAAATTTTAGATAAGGCGAAAAAACTTTTTGGGATCACAGATTGGACAATTGTAGGAGCGGTTTATTCATCAAAAAATTGTGCGAGAGTAATATCTAAGGAAATAAAGAAAAATTTTAGACCAATTGCGAAACGTACTTTTTTCATTCATAGAAAGAAGTTAAAAATTATAAAAACGATTGCAGATCTAGGTATCAAATTTGGATTTACTCATTTAAAAGAAATCTATCACAAATTGGAAGCTGGAATGCAATTTACAGAAGGCACACCAAATAAGAATGCGCTTAGACTGGCCTACCTGCGAAATCTAAAACATTTTGAAAATGATGAGGATTTAGATCCAACAAAAGATAATTGTGGAATCATTTGGTATTCACCCCTTATTGAACTAAAGGGAAATAGGGCGCAAGAGTATGTTGAAATGGTTGAGCGAGTTGCAAAGAAATGTCAAAGTGATCCTCTCATTACTTTATCAGCATTAAATCCGAGACACATTGATAGTACAATTCCGATTCTTTTTAACAAAGAGAATCACAGTGATGTAAAAAAAGCGCATCACTTTTATAATTGCTTAATCACAGAAGGAGCAAAACAAGAATTCTTTCCATATCGATTTGGATTGAATTCTTTTAAGTATTTTTTCGAGCGTATAGAAGACAATCAATTGGCCAAAGAGATAAAAAAGGCGATTGATCCAGACAACCGCCTTTCTCCAGGAAGATATTTAAAATAA
- a CDS encoding FKBP-type peptidyl-prolyl cis-trans isomerase codes for MKKIIAPLLALVTLVSCNSQKDVKLGNDDLKTIYTVGTMFGERMNSFGLSDEEVGALIMGVRDAAKGDKPKVEVAEFQAKVPVLFQDRMERNKEKMKKESVEIKKKGSDYLENFVKNGGTKTASGLAYKVTVPGSEKKPMATDEVEVHYHGTLIDGTVFDSSKDRGKTAKFPLNRVIKGWTEGLQLVGEGGSIKLVIPSELAYGDERAVGKIPPGSTLVFEVELIKISDAKETQAPEMKIEAPKKK; via the coding sequence GTGAAAAAAATTATCGCACCATTACTTGCTTTAGTTACACTTGTTTCTTGTAACTCGCAAAAAGATGTCAAACTTGGAAACGACGATCTTAAAACAATCTATACTGTCGGAACAATGTTCGGCGAGAGAATGAATTCTTTTGGTTTAAGTGATGAAGAAGTTGGTGCCTTAATAATGGGCGTCAGAGACGCCGCTAAAGGTGATAAACCTAAGGTCGAAGTTGCTGAATTTCAGGCCAAAGTTCCGGTGCTATTCCAAGACAGAATGGAAAGAAATAAAGAAAAAATGAAAAAAGAATCAGTGGAAATCAAGAAAAAAGGTTCTGACTATTTAGAAAACTTTGTTAAAAATGGTGGAACTAAAACAGCATCTGGTCTTGCTTACAAAGTGACTGTACCTGGTTCAGAAAAAAAACCAATGGCCACTGATGAAGTTGAAGTTCATTATCATGGAACTCTTATAGACGGAACAGTTTTTGATTCATCAAAAGACAGAGGCAAGACCGCCAAATTCCCTCTTAATAGAGTCATTAAAGGATGGACTGAAGGACTACAACTAGTTGGTGAAGGTGGATCTATTAAACTTGTTATACCATCTGAACTTGCATATGGAGATGAAAGAGCTGTTGGAAAAATTCCTCCAGGTTCTACTTTAGTCTTTGAAGTTGAATTAATTAAAATCAGTGATGCAAAAGAGACACAAGCTCCTGAAATGAAAATTGAGGCCCCTAAGAAAAAATAA
- the rnhA gene encoding ribonuclease HI, with product MKITQKYFKKFLTQLKKRSNSKEAESAIDKVLKLEKNINFDDDSAKSYLTKDDFEIPLEISSHPQGFALFSDGACRGNPGPGAWGMVGQNSKGEVIFHGSGFEMGTTNNQMELTGAINSIKALSEYIDDNQENSMPLVVLYSDSKYVVDGITKWVSNWKKKGWKKADNKAPENLELWQEFDYLVSQYKLIKFEWVKGHSGHPQNEYCDQLANEAIDEAGF from the coding sequence ATGAAAATTACACAAAAATATTTCAAAAAGTTTTTAACTCAACTCAAAAAACGCTCTAACTCCAAAGAAGCTGAAAGTGCAATTGATAAAGTTCTTAAACTTGAAAAAAACATAAATTTCGATGATGACTCCGCTAAATCCTATTTAACTAAGGATGATTTCGAAATTCCATTAGAAATTTCTTCTCATCCTCAAGGATTTGCCTTATTTTCAGATGGAGCTTGTCGAGGAAATCCAGGGCCAGGTGCTTGGGGAATGGTTGGACAAAATTCTAAAGGAGAAGTTATTTTTCATGGATCTGGATTTGAAATGGGAACAACAAACAACCAAATGGAACTCACAGGGGCCATTAACTCCATAAAAGCTCTCTCTGAATATATTGATGATAACCAAGAAAATTCTATGCCATTAGTTGTCCTCTATAGTGATTCAAAATACGTTGTTGATGGAATTACAAAGTGGGTATCTAATTGGAAGAAAAAAGGTTGGAAAAAAGCTGATAATAAGGCCCCTGAGAATCTTGAGTTGTGGCAAGAATTCGATTATCTTGTCTCACAATATAAGTTAATAAAATTTGAGTGGGTTAAAGGACATAGTGGCCACCCGCAAAATGAATATTGCGATCAGCTGGCCAACGAGGCCATAGATGAAGCTGGTTTCTAA